A region from the Palaemon carinicauda isolate YSFRI2023 chromosome 16, ASM3689809v2, whole genome shotgun sequence genome encodes:
- the LOC137655580 gene encoding uncharacterized protein: MKLALTLRHLASGNKYASMKFGGRVPHNTQSLVVREVCQAIIDEYLDEVLVCPSTPDGWRAIADKFFQRWNFPHTCGALDGKHVACRCPAKSGSQYFNYIGFYSIVLMALADADYKFIWADVGGTGSASDAQIYNDCELKECAEDGTLGFPDPEPLPSDNQDVPYFFIGDDAFALRSTMMKPYNLRGLTNEQRIFNYRLSRARRVVENAFGILVNRFQILLSTMQHHPSTVRLIVKACLILHNLMRTRYPGLQNQQLDRAENENHDFVPGAWREGRNLEDTQTASGPNTASKDGKKQRNLLKHWVNSPTGAVPWQDRMI; encoded by the exons ATGAAGCTGGCCCTGACATTGCGTCACCTTGCCTCTGGGAACAAGTATGCCTCGATGAAGTTCGGAGGGAGGGTTCCTCACAACACCCAGTCCCTAGTGGTTAGAGAAGTCTGTCAAGCCATTATTGACGAATATTTGGATGAGGTGCTGGTTTGCCCAAGTACACCTGATGGTTGGCGCGCCATAGCTGACAAGTTCTTCCAAAGATGGAACTTTCCCCATACATGTGGGGCACTTGATGGGAAGCACGTTGCCTGCCGCTGTCCTGCAAAGAGTGGGTCTCAATATTTCAACTACATAGGATTCTACTCCATTGTTCTGATGGCGCTGGCGGATGCCGACTATAAATTCATTTGGGCAGATGTCGGTGGTACTGGATCAGCATCAGATGCGCAGATATACAATGACTGTGAGCTGAAGGAATGCGCTGAAGACGGTACCCTAGGATTCCCTGACCCTGAGCCTCTCCCCAGTGACAACCAGGATGTGCCCTACTTCTTCATCGGTGACGATGCCTTCGCCCTACGATCAACCATGATGAAGCCATACAACCTCAGGGGTCTGACGAATGAACAACGCATCTTCAACTACAGGCTTTCCCGAGCAAGGAGGGTAGTAGAAAATGCTTTCGGCATCCTTGTTAACAGATTCCAGATTCTGCTAAGCACCATGCAGCATCACCCCTCCACTGTCAGGCTCATTGTCAAAGCATGCTTGATCCTGCACAACCTCATGAGGACCAG GTACCCAGGACTACAGAACCAGCAGCTTGACAGGGCAGAGAATGAGAACCACGACTTTGTTCCAGGAGCATGGCGAGAGGGACGTAACTTGGAGGATACACAGACAGCTAGTGGCCCCAACACTGCCTCCAAGGACGGAAAGAAACAGAGGAATCTTCTCAAGCACTGGGTTAACTCCCCAACTGGTGCAGTTCCGTGGCAGGATAGGATGATCTAG